A single Blastopirellula retiformator DNA region contains:
- a CDS encoding ABC1 kinase family protein produces the protein MRLSSIPQLYRNMNRGAEIVTVLSRYGLADWIQQFNIDFAKGILKAKDGELLAKYTRESRIRMAISDLGPTYIKLGQILSTRPDIVGIELADELKKLQADVPADPFPTVRKTLESELCQSIESIFARFDETPIASASIGQVHLAELLDGRTVVVKVQHADIEKKVTEDLDILAGFASLAERLPEFAPYHPTSTVAEFQRALRRELDYGREERNMLQFAAQFGDDDTVLIPEIHSEYCTARVLTMEYVEGVKLAHREALQEMGCNLPEVARRGAELYVRMIFDLGFYHADPHPGNILILPGDVIGLLDFGMVGRIDDRLREEMEDLLVGLTSGDSDLLASVIMRWGSLPIDLDENSLRRDVSDFISDYANRPLEKMDFGEVIDDMFRIIRHYHIALPPQVAMLLKTMVMLDGTGRLLDPEFNLVGLLQKHRRRIMMKRYSPSRRIRKWTRVYREFERLAEVAPRRVSEMLEQIRTGRFDVHLDHRMLGPTVNRLVTGIVASSLFLGSSIMLSMKVPPLLFHQRSAATHVEAPKNPVEKTENNVKAVVGEDAAYMGMRDISIMGMSGIIISFGISLRLLLAINKSGNLDRPE, from the coding sequence ATGCGATTGTCCAGCATCCCTCAGCTCTATCGAAACATGAACCGCGGCGCCGAAATCGTAACGGTGCTCAGTCGGTACGGCTTGGCCGATTGGATTCAACAATTCAACATCGATTTCGCCAAAGGCATCTTGAAGGCGAAAGATGGGGAATTGCTGGCCAAGTACACCCGCGAATCGCGGATTCGGATGGCGATCTCCGATCTCGGCCCCACGTACATCAAGCTGGGGCAGATCCTCAGCACCCGCCCCGATATCGTTGGCATCGAACTGGCCGACGAACTGAAAAAGCTGCAGGCCGACGTGCCAGCCGATCCCTTTCCGACCGTTCGCAAGACGTTGGAGTCGGAACTGTGCCAGTCGATCGAGTCAATCTTCGCCCGCTTTGACGAAACGCCGATCGCGTCGGCTTCGATTGGTCAGGTCCATCTGGCCGAACTGCTCGACGGCCGGACGGTGGTGGTCAAAGTCCAGCATGCCGACATCGAGAAGAAGGTAACTGAGGATCTCGACATTCTGGCCGGCTTCGCCAGCCTGGCCGAACGGCTGCCGGAGTTCGCCCCGTATCACCCGACGTCGACCGTCGCCGAATTTCAGCGGGCGCTACGGCGAGAACTCGACTACGGGCGAGAAGAACGCAACATGCTGCAGTTCGCCGCCCAGTTTGGCGACGACGATACGGTCTTGATTCCGGAGATCCATTCCGAGTACTGCACCGCCCGGGTGCTGACGATGGAATACGTGGAAGGGGTCAAACTCGCCCATCGCGAAGCGCTGCAGGAGATGGGGTGCAATCTTCCGGAAGTTGCGCGGCGCGGGGCCGAGCTCTATGTCCGGATGATTTTTGACCTCGGCTTCTATCACGCCGACCCGCACCCTGGCAATATCTTGATCTTGCCGGGCGACGTGATCGGTTTGCTCGACTTTGGGATGGTCGGCCGGATTGACGATCGCCTGCGGGAAGAGATGGAGGACCTGCTGGTCGGGCTGACCAGCGGCGACTCCGATCTGCTGGCGAGCGTGATCATGCGGTGGGGATCGCTGCCAATAGACCTGGACGAGAACAGCCTACGGCGGGACGTTTCCGACTTTATCAGCGACTACGCTAATCGGCCGCTCGAAAAGATGGACTTCGGCGAAGTGATCGACGACATGTTTCGGATCATTCGCCACTACCACATCGCCTTGCCGCCGCAAGTCGCGATGCTGCTGAAAACGATGGTGATGTTGGACGGGACGGGCCGCTTGCTCGATCCTGAATTCAACCTGGTGGGTCTGCTGCAAAAGCATCGCCGCCGCATCATGATGAAGCGCTATTCCCCTTCACGGCGAATCCGCAAATGGACGCGGGTCTATCGCGAGTTTGAGCGTCTGGCCGAAGTCGCGCCGCGGCGAGTATCGGAGATGCTAGAGCAGATTCGGACCGGCCGATTCGACGTTCATCTCGACCATCGCATGCTGGGCCCGACCGTCAATCGACTGGTCACCGGAATCGTGGCGAGTAGTTTGTTCCTGGGCTCCTCAATCATGCTGAGCATGAAAGTGCCGCCGCTGCTGTTTCACCAACGTTCCGCCGCAACGCACGTCGAAGCCCCCAAGAACCCAGTCGAAAAAACGGAAAACAACGTCAAAGCGGTCGTCGGAGAGGATGCCGCCTACATGGGCATGCGCGACATTTCGATCATGGGCATGTCGGGCATCATCATCAGCTTTGGCATCTCGCTGCGGCTGCTGCTGGCGATTAACAAGTCGGGCAACTTGGACCGGCCGGAGTAG
- a CDS encoding outer membrane protein assembly factor BamB family protein: MPSRILPLLVCLPLIFVTLSARADNWPNWRGPNNSGVTQETNLPTTWSKDENVAWRVDLPGAAGSTPVIWGDRIFLTSVDGDDLVLICLDAAGKQLWKKTVGQGNRVVRGDEGNSASASPVTDGKHVWCFFTTGDLACFDLDGKEVWKTNLQKRFGKFDIQFGLTSTPVLYDGKLYLQLIHSGGAKVIALDADTGAEVWQIKRESDAYAECEHSYASPMIYNDGQLRFLLTHGADYSIAYDLENGKELWRVGGLHPPAGYDETLRFVASPLASPGLIVVPSAKRGKLVAVKPDSSGNITDKADSYLWKFDTTPDVPSPLAVGDYVYLCRENGNLICLERETGKELYEERTHRDRHRASPVYGGGKIYLTSRDGQVTVVKPGPDFEILAENKLDEEISASPAISGGRIYLRTFQALWAIGPK, encoded by the coding sequence ATGCCTTCTCGCATCCTGCCCCTGCTGGTCTGCCTGCCCCTTATTTTCGTTACTTTGTCGGCCAGAGCCGACAATTGGCCTAACTGGCGCGGTCCTAACAATTCCGGCGTCACCCAGGAGACGAACCTGCCAACCACCTGGTCAAAAGACGAGAACGTCGCCTGGCGAGTCGACTTGCCGGGCGCCGCCGGTTCGACGCCGGTGATTTGGGGCGATCGCATCTTCCTGACGTCGGTGGATGGCGACGATCTGGTTCTGATCTGCCTGGACGCGGCCGGCAAGCAGCTTTGGAAGAAAACGGTCGGACAGGGGAACCGCGTCGTTCGCGGCGACGAAGGAAACTCGGCGTCCGCTTCGCCGGTGACCGACGGCAAGCACGTCTGGTGCTTCTTTACGACCGGCGATCTGGCCTGCTTCGATCTCGACGGCAAAGAAGTCTGGAAAACCAACCTGCAGAAACGGTTCGGCAAGTTCGACATTCAGTTCGGGCTCACCTCGACGCCGGTATTGTACGACGGCAAGCTCTACCTGCAATTGATCCATAGCGGCGGCGCAAAGGTAATCGCCCTGGACGCCGACACCGGCGCCGAAGTCTGGCAAATCAAGCGTGAAAGCGACGCCTACGCCGAGTGCGAACATTCTTACGCCTCGCCGATGATCTATAACGATGGTCAGCTCCGCTTTCTGTTGACGCATGGCGCCGATTACTCGATTGCCTATGACCTGGAAAATGGCAAAGAGCTGTGGCGCGTCGGCGGTCTGCATCCGCCGGCTGGCTATGACGAAACGCTTCGCTTTGTCGCTTCGCCGTTGGCTAGTCCCGGCTTGATCGTCGTGCCGAGCGCCAAACGGGGCAAGCTGGTCGCAGTCAAACCCGACTCTAGCGGCAACATTACCGACAAGGCGGATAGCTACCTCTGGAAGTTCGATACCACGCCCGACGTTCCGTCGCCGCTAGCGGTAGGCGACTACGTTTACCTCTGCCGCGAGAACGGCAATCTGATTTGCCTAGAGCGGGAAACAGGCAAAGAGCTGTATGAAGAACGAACGCACCGCGATCGCCATCGCGCTTCGCCGGTTTACGGAGGCGGCAAGATCTATCTCACCAGCCGGGATGGTCAGGTGACCGTCGTCAAACCGGGACCGGACTTTGAGATCCTGGCCGAAAACAAGCTGGACGAAGAAATTTCGGCCTCGCCGGCGATCTCGGGTGGACGGATTTATCTCCGCACCTTCCAAGCTCTTTGGGCGATTGGCCCGAAGTAG